In Planococcus versutus, the DNA window TAAACTGGGTATACTAGTAAAAAGAAAGGAAGTGACACGTTTGACGAACAAGCTCTGGTTTCAAGTAGGGATAGGGACTATTCTGGCTTTAGTCATTATTCGATTATTTATTGAAGTACAAGGGATTTTTGATCCTTTATTTATTATTGCGGGTACAATTTTTGTTCCGTTATTATTGGGAGGTGTCTTGTTTTACTTAACAAGACCAGTCTTACACTTTTTAATAAAGAGGAAATTTCCGAAATGGGCTGCGGTTCTTACCGTTCTTTTCTCGCTTATTTTAGTGCTCTACTTGTTTTACATTATGATTGGACCAATTGTAACTGATCAAATCAATGCATTAGTAGATAATGCACCCGAGATCATAGAAAGTATTGAAGAATCTGCTCAATACATATTTGATCAGCGAGATCGTCTTCCGGATTCAATTGAAGAGCAATTGAGTGGGATGGCGAGCCAAATTGGAGACAGAATCGGTGATATTGGAGGATGGGTTATTTCCTTTATCGGTAGCTTTGTTTCAGGTGTTGTAACATTGGTGCTCGTACCATTTTTCTTGATTTATTTACTAATTGACCATAAAAAATTTGTTCCGTTTGTTACGGGTTTCTTTTCAGGAGAACGCAAAGGATGGCTTCGCAAAACTTTGCACGACATCGATGATACCTTACAGTCATACATCCAAGGTCAGCTACTTGTCAGTTTCCTTGTTGGTGTTATGTTGCTAATTGGGTATTTGATCATCGACTTAGACTATGCTTTATTATTAGCATTGATTGGTATGGCTACAAACGTTATCCCGTTTTTAGGACCTTACATTGCGGTCTTCCCAGCAATTATCATTGCTCTCGTGCAAGATCCAATTATGGCAGTTTATGTAGCTATCATCATGCTTGTTGCACAACAAATCGAAAGTAATTTTATCACGCCGAATGTTATGGGCAAATCGCTTGATGTTCACCCATTGACAGTAATTACGTTAATTTTGGCAGCCGGAAATATTGCGGGATTATGGGGAATCATTTTAGCGATTCCAGTATATGCTGTTATTAAAACCATTGCCAAAAACGTTTATGCACGACGCCTTGAAATTCGCAAAACAGCTACACGCGATATCGAATAAACCAACCTGTGAACTTTGTTCACAGGTTTTTTTTGTAGATTAGTTTGTTTGGCTTGACCTTGAAAGGTTTACACCCTAAACTATTACTATTGGTAGAGGGGGTAAACTATTTTGGACACACGAATAAATGAGGCGGTGGATCTTTTTCAAGAGGTGCTGATTTATGGAACTGAGCGGGTTATTAAATCAGTTGATCATCCTTTATGGAGAGAATATTCACCTGAGCAAATTCAGATGCTAAAGCTCATTGACAAGGAAACACAAGTTACTTCAACAAGGTTGGCAGTGCTACAAGCTGTACATAAAAGTGCGATTTCCAGTCGCATTAAAAAATTGCTGCAAAAAGAAGTGATTCAAGTTGTCCAGACTACAGATAGACGTGAGAAATTGTTGGAACTGACGACTAAAGGACAAGCGCTTATTTTAGAGCTAGATCAAGTATTAACCGATTATATCGGAAAGCTAATGTCCGAAAATATTGCCGATGAAGAGATAGACCAATTTTTAACGATTTTTAGGAAACTGAAAAAAATTATAAAAATGGACGGGGTGTAATACGTGCACAATGTATTAAAATTTAAATGGCCGATTGCGATTGGTTTAATTGTATTAACGGTTGTCTTATTCTTATTGGCGCCGAACTTAACAAAACAAGCAGAAGATGCAGGTTCGTTTCAGTTATCTGATGAAGCCTCTTCTCAAATTGCTTCACGAATTTTAGTGGATGCAGATGCAGCAGAACAAACGATTTCTTTAGTTATTCCGTTAGAAAGTAAAATAGCGGATTCAACGCGACAAACACTCGAACAAATGGTAACCGATATCGAAGCACTCGGTGATCCAATTACGAGTGTATTAAATCCAGTGGAAAGTAAAGAATTAGAAGAACAACTTATTTCAGAAGACCAGCAAACAATTTTGATGCCCATTACAGTGGATGGCACAGATGAAGAAGTAAATGCTGTTGCGGATGAAATTAGAGAGAAAATTATTCCTAAAGACTTGACGGCTTATGTAACAGGAGAAGCCATCATTAATAATGATGTGAATATTAGTGCGCAAGAAGGCTTGCAACGCACAGAAATCATTACCGTGATTTTGATCTTTGGTTTATTGCTGGCAGTGTTCCGGTCAATTGTGACTCCTTTTGTTCCACTTGTGGCAGTCGGAATTTCGTATTTATTAAGCCAGTCGATTGTGGCCTTTTTCATTGATTGGTTTGGATTTCCAGTTTCAAACTACACACAAATATTCTTAGTAGCTATTTTATTTGGGATTGGAACAGATTATTGTATCTTGTTACTAAGTCGTTACAAAGAAGAATTAGCAGCTGGGCATGATGTAGAAAAATCAATTATCAATACCTATAAAACAGCTGGAAGAACATTGCTGATTAGCGGTATTGCTGTGTTTATTGGGTTCTTTGCTATCGGCTTTGCTGAATTCCCAATTTTTAAATCAGCAGTAGCAGTAGCAGTTGGTATATTTGTGTTGCTATTGGTATTGTATACTATCGTGCCATTCTTCATGTCTTTACTAAAGGAAAAACTATTCTGGCCAGCAAAAAAATCAGCATCGCATAAAGATAGTAAATTATGGGTTACGATGAGTAAGCTATCAATCAACCGACCTTTACTGTCGATGTTAGTAGTGGCTGTAATTACAGTACCTTTACTGTTTACGTACGATAATTCTTTATCGTTTAACACAGTAGATGAGATCGGTTCAGAATATGAATCGGTAAAAGGATTACGTGCTATTGAAGAAGGCTTTGGAAAAGGTGATTCGTTGCCTGTTCAAGTAATTGTGAAATCAGATGATTCCTTGATAGAGCGTTCGACTGTTCCGTATTTCGAATCTTTAAGTGAAGAAATTGAAAAAATTGATGGTGTCGAAACTGTTCGGTCAATCACACGTCCAACAGGAGATATAATTGAAGAGCTTTATGTAGACGAACAACTTGGCTTGTTAGCTGATGGATTAGGTGAAGCACGTGATGGGATGGGTGAGGTACAAAAAGGCCTTACAGAAGTTCAATCCAACTTAACGGCTATTAGTGAACAAGCGGGTAATTCAGCTGGCTTGACTGAAGCAGCTGAAGGATTGGGTCAAATCAATACACAATTAGGTCAGGTTTCTCAAGGACTTCAGCAAACGGGGAACATTCCACAAACTGTGGGAGCTTTGACGCAAATTAGTGGAGGTTTGTCAGAAATTCAACAAGGGTTAGCTGGAGCAGCTGGACAGACAGCAGAACTTAGTGCTGGCTTGACTCAATTAGCAGAAGGTATCGGTGCTTCAAATGACGGTCTTGCCGAAATTCAGACCGGGTTGACTGAAGCAGTTGATATGATGCAAGAAATGAGCGATGACAGC includes these proteins:
- a CDS encoding MarR family winged helix-turn-helix transcriptional regulator, giving the protein MDTRINEAVDLFQEVLIYGTERVIKSVDHPLWREYSPEQIQMLKLIDKETQVTSTRLAVLQAVHKSAISSRIKKLLQKEVIQVVQTTDRREKLLELTTKGQALILELDQVLTDYIGKLMSENIADEEIDQFLTIFRKLKKIIKMDGV
- a CDS encoding AI-2E family transporter, giving the protein MTNKLWFQVGIGTILALVIIRLFIEVQGIFDPLFIIAGTIFVPLLLGGVLFYLTRPVLHFLIKRKFPKWAAVLTVLFSLILVLYLFYIMIGPIVTDQINALVDNAPEIIESIEESAQYIFDQRDRLPDSIEEQLSGMASQIGDRIGDIGGWVISFIGSFVSGVVTLVLVPFFLIYLLIDHKKFVPFVTGFFSGERKGWLRKTLHDIDDTLQSYIQGQLLVSFLVGVMLLIGYLIIDLDYALLLALIGMATNVIPFLGPYIAVFPAIIIALVQDPIMAVYVAIIMLVAQQIESNFITPNVMGKSLDVHPLTVITLILAAGNIAGLWGIILAIPVYAVIKTIAKNVYARRLEIRKTATRDIE
- a CDS encoding MMPL family transporter; the encoded protein is MHNVLKFKWPIAIGLIVLTVVLFLLAPNLTKQAEDAGSFQLSDEASSQIASRILVDADAAEQTISLVIPLESKIADSTRQTLEQMVTDIEALGDPITSVLNPVESKELEEQLISEDQQTILMPITVDGTDEEVNAVADEIREKIIPKDLTAYVTGEAIINNDVNISAQEGLQRTEIITVILIFGLLLAVFRSIVTPFVPLVAVGISYLLSQSIVAFFIDWFGFPVSNYTQIFLVAILFGIGTDYCILLLSRYKEELAAGHDVEKSIINTYKTAGRTLLISGIAVFIGFFAIGFAEFPIFKSAVAVAVGIFVLLLVLYTIVPFFMSLLKEKLFWPAKKSASHKDSKLWVTMSKLSINRPLLSMLVVAVITVPLLFTYDNSLSFNTVDEIGSEYESVKGLRAIEEGFGKGDSLPVQVIVKSDDSLIERSTVPYFESLSEEIEKIDGVETVRSITRPTGDIIEELYVDEQLGLLADGLGEARDGMGEVQKGLTEVQSNLTAISEQAGNSAGLTEAAEGLGQINTQLGQVSQGLQQTGNIPQTVGALTQISGGLSEIQQGLAGAAGQTAELSAGLTQLAEGIGASNDGLAEIQTGLTEAVDMMQEMSDDSAVRDTGLFIPEGTLESTDFEQVLDRYSFADGTGVMMEVVLSEDPYSHEAINVTAEIKETVERTVIGTPLEEAEIAFSGISSINSDLEEVSSSDFTNTVIIMLVSLFVVLAILFRSLIMPLYMIGSLLLTYYTSISIAELIFVNGLGFDGISWAVPFFGFVMLVALGVDYSIFLLDRFREESSNGITVRDAMRTSMAKMGTVIITAAIILAGTFGAMMPSGVLSLVQIATIVITGLLLYGLIVLPLLIPAISVSFDRGVWWPFGKKK